The Sphingorhabdus sp. Alg231-15 genome has a segment encoding these proteins:
- a CDS encoding SRPBCC family protein gives MEFQAHTSLVRRSLAANFIFSGICALLLLANPNGIAETMFTSPEVWFGLPAGRLLLGLGLALFLFGQLVLFFTVRKRISKPGVQFIIYNDLAWVVLSGAALLVGMGFTTGWGVAIIVVVALVVLFFAINQFLGLKFLYQGNSKVTVDQDGYFVVMTASRKVNASSKKAWKVMVDHERYSDVADNLTNVEILGDQKMGRGMERRCTGNKGESWTEHAHIWDEGSRYGFIVNTKDPNYPYPLESLNAIWSVEEIEPNQSEVAMQMRLQPKRGLKGGLFMIAMVPMFATVVDKLLGLWASKMEV, from the coding sequence ATGGAATTTCAAGCTCATACAAGCCTTGTTCGTCGCTCGCTGGCGGCAAATTTTATCTTCTCAGGTATATGCGCGCTGTTGCTTTTGGCCAATCCAAATGGAATTGCCGAAACTATGTTCACAAGCCCGGAGGTATGGTTCGGTTTGCCTGCCGGTCGGTTACTGTTAGGTCTCGGATTGGCGTTGTTCCTATTTGGGCAGTTGGTTCTATTTTTCACAGTCCGCAAGCGGATCTCGAAACCCGGAGTTCAATTCATAATTTACAATGACTTGGCCTGGGTGGTTTTAAGCGGTGCGGCACTACTTGTGGGAATGGGCTTTACCACAGGCTGGGGTGTGGCGATTATTGTGGTCGTAGCACTGGTCGTTCTGTTTTTTGCAATCAATCAATTCCTTGGCCTTAAATTTCTGTATCAGGGCAACAGCAAAGTCACTGTTGATCAAGATGGTTATTTTGTCGTCATGACTGCAAGCCGGAAGGTGAATGCCAGTTCGAAGAAGGCCTGGAAGGTGATGGTCGACCATGAACGTTATTCAGACGTTGCGGATAATCTGACAAATGTTGAAATTCTCGGCGACCAGAAAATGGGCAGGGGCATGGAACGCCGGTGCACAGGAAATAAGGGTGAGAGTTGGACAGAACATGCCCATATCTGGGATGAAGGCAGTCGATATGGCTTCATCGTCAATACTAAGGATCCAAACTATCCGTACCCATTGGAGTCATTGAACGCGATTTGGTCGGTGGAGGAAATAGAACCGAACCAGTCCGAGGTGGCAATGCAGATGCGCTTACAGCCAAAGCGAGGTTTGAAAGGCGGTCTGTTCATGATAGCGATGGTGCCTATGTTCGCCACTGTGGTGGACAAGCTACTTGGTCTTTGGGCTTCAAAAATGGAAGTATAA